A part of Variovorax sp. HW608 genomic DNA contains:
- a CDS encoding cyclase family protein produces MPRKFIDLSIFLENDVVSDPPAFAPRIQYFTHENTFAQIEPFFPGLKKEDLPDGEGWAVELVQLSTHNGTHLDAPYHFHSTMDAKTGQKKPAIAIHDVPLEWCFQPGVKLDFRHFEDGYVVTAGDVQAELARIGHTLEPLEIVVVNTRAGSRYGNDDYVSAGCGMGYEATMYLLERGVRLTGTDAWSWDAPFVHTAKKYGETHDASLIWEGHKAGRDIGYCHIEKLHNLEALPPTGFFISCFPHKIRGASAGWTRAVAIFDDALMASK; encoded by the coding sequence ATGCCCCGCAAATTCATCGACCTCTCGATCTTTCTGGAAAACGACGTGGTGAGCGATCCACCCGCCTTCGCACCCAGGATCCAGTACTTCACGCACGAGAACACATTCGCGCAGATCGAACCCTTCTTCCCCGGCCTCAAGAAGGAAGACCTGCCGGACGGCGAAGGCTGGGCGGTGGAGCTGGTCCAACTCTCGACCCACAACGGCACGCACCTGGACGCGCCCTACCACTTCCACTCCACCATGGACGCCAAGACCGGGCAGAAGAAGCCCGCCATCGCCATCCATGACGTACCGCTGGAGTGGTGCTTCCAGCCCGGCGTGAAGCTGGACTTCCGCCACTTCGAGGACGGCTACGTGGTGACCGCGGGCGACGTGCAAGCCGAGCTCGCGCGCATCGGCCACACGCTCGAGCCGCTGGAGATCGTGGTGGTCAACACCCGCGCCGGCTCGCGCTACGGGAACGACGACTATGTGTCGGCGGGCTGCGGCATGGGCTACGAGGCCACCATGTACCTGCTGGAGCGCGGCGTGCGCCTGACCGGCACCGACGCCTGGAGCTGGGACGCGCCCTTCGTCCACACCGCGAAGAAGTATGGCGAGACGCACGACGCCTCGCTCATCTGGGAGGGCCACAAGGCGGGGCGCGACATCGGCTACTGCCACATCGAGAAGCTGCACAACCTGGAAGCGCTGCCGCCCACGGGCTTTTTCATCAGCTGCTTCCCGCACAAGATCCGTGGCGCCTCCGCGGGCTGGACGCGCGCGGTGGCGATCTTCGACGACGCGCTGATGGCCTCGAAATGA
- a CDS encoding ABC transporter permease — MKARSHSWLGSLTLLAALVALWWVASNAGWASRVFLPTPQATLASLAEGLRADLLDFTRATAGRMLQGWLLASLAGVALGAAIGVSPAVRAWVQPTLEFIRPLPASALMPLAISIFGLSPGMVLFVVAFGAMWPVLLATVHGFASVEPRLGEVARCLQMSRAAFVWKVGLPNAMPDILAGMRLALTVSLIVAVVGEMIASQTGLGQAILLAARAFRASDLFAGIVLLGLIGFASNALLALAEKKLLRWQRP; from the coding sequence ATGAAGGCGCGATCGCATTCCTGGCTGGGCTCGCTCACGCTGCTCGCGGCGCTGGTCGCGCTGTGGTGGGTGGCGAGCAACGCCGGCTGGGCGAGCCGCGTGTTCCTGCCCACGCCGCAAGCCACGCTCGCCAGCCTGGCCGAAGGGCTTCGCGCGGACCTGCTCGACTTCACCCGGGCCACCGCCGGCCGCATGCTGCAAGGCTGGCTGCTGGCCTCGCTCGCGGGGGTGGCGCTGGGCGCGGCCATCGGCGTGTCGCCCGCGGTGCGCGCCTGGGTGCAGCCCACGCTGGAATTCATCCGCCCGCTGCCCGCGTCCGCGCTGATGCCGCTGGCGATTTCCATCTTCGGCCTCAGCCCCGGCATGGTGCTGTTCGTGGTGGCCTTCGGTGCCATGTGGCCGGTGCTGCTGGCCACGGTGCATGGTTTTGCCAGCGTGGAGCCGCGCCTGGGCGAGGTGGCGCGCTGCCTGCAGATGTCGCGCGCGGCCTTCGTATGGAAGGTGGGCCTGCCCAACGCGATGCCCGACATCCTGGCCGGCATGCGGCTGGCGCTCACCGTCTCGCTCATCGTCGCGGTGGTGGGCGAGATGATCGCCTCGCAGACCGGCCTGGGCCAGGCCATCCTGCTCGCGGCGCGTGCCTTCCGCGCGAGCGATCTCTTCGCCGGGATCGTGCTGCTGGGCCTGATCGGCTTCGCGAGCAATGCGCTGCTGGCCCTGGCCGAGAAGAAGCTGCTGCGCTGGCAGCGCCCCTGA
- a CDS encoding ABC transporter permease, translated as MNSGAALWRSVRPWVFPLGLLGGYEAYARRAAALGSEALAPPSAALQAFAGAAMDGSLWQATGFTLGTAALGLLIGAGLGTLLGSALGLSQRAAGVGFLTIEVLRPVPSVALIPLAMLMFGFGVRMELAIVAFATFWPLLLLVQAAVRQVEPRLLEVSRALGLSPCERVLKIVLPAIAPRLFVALRLGVAVALVVAVTVEIAANPNGMGYAMMLAQQSFDPALMLAWLGWIGVVGVAVNALMLRLQRAVSRRMGALP; from the coding sequence ATGAATAGCGGCGCGGCGCTGTGGCGCAGCGTGCGCCCCTGGGTCTTTCCACTGGGGCTGCTGGGCGGCTATGAAGCCTACGCGCGGCGCGCGGCCGCGCTGGGCAGCGAAGCGCTGGCACCGCCCAGTGCGGCACTCCAGGCCTTCGCGGGCGCGGCCATGGACGGCTCGCTCTGGCAGGCCACCGGCTTCACGCTCGGCACCGCCGCGCTGGGCCTGCTGATCGGCGCGGGCCTGGGCACGCTGCTGGGCAGTGCGCTCGGCCTGTCGCAGCGCGCCGCAGGGGTCGGCTTTCTCACCATCGAGGTATTGCGGCCGGTGCCTTCGGTGGCCCTCATTCCCCTGGCCATGCTGATGTTCGGCTTCGGCGTGCGAATGGAGCTGGCCATCGTGGCCTTCGCCACCTTCTGGCCGTTGCTGCTGCTGGTGCAGGCCGCGGTCCGGCAGGTGGAGCCGCGCCTGCTGGAGGTGAGCCGCGCGCTCGGCCTCTCGCCGTGCGAGCGCGTACTGAAGATCGTGCTGCCGGCCATCGCGCCGCGCCTGTTCGTCGCGCTGCGCCTGGGCGTGGCCGTGGCGCTGGTGGTGGCGGTGACGGTGGAGATCGCCGCCAACCCGAACGGCATGGGCTACGCGATGATGCTCGCACAGCAAAGCTTCGACCCCGCGCTGATGCTCGCCTGGCTGGGCTGGATCGGCGTGGTGGGCGTGGCGGTCAACGCGCTGATGTTGCGGCTGCAGCGCGCGGTGTCGCGCCGCATGGGGGCGCTGCCATGA
- a CDS encoding ABC transporter ATP-binding protein, with the protein MKPNDLPLGLAEPFLRFEGVSIRLGGREILSPTSFDVARGEFVCIVGPSGCGKTTLLRAASGLVTPSAGEVRRKGRAMTEPSREVAFVFQDYGRALLPWRTVEGNVSLALEAGRAPAAERSARIADVLGKVGLARHGQKFPVQLSGGMQQRAQIARCLAQKPELMMMDEPFGALDALTRQSLQDELARLVREDGLTVLFVTHDLEEAIYLGDRVIALQANPGPGRPSLARMIDVAIPRPRDQLGTKEHPEFLRLRRELFAFIEQGHE; encoded by the coding sequence ATGAAGCCCAATGACTTGCCCCTGGGCTTGGCCGAACCCTTCCTGAGATTCGAGGGCGTGTCGATCAGGCTCGGCGGGCGCGAGATCCTCTCGCCCACCAGCTTCGACGTGGCGCGCGGCGAATTCGTCTGCATCGTCGGCCCCAGCGGCTGCGGCAAGACCACGCTGCTGCGTGCGGCCAGCGGCCTGGTGACGCCCAGCGCGGGCGAGGTGCGGCGCAAGGGCCGCGCCATGACCGAGCCCTCGCGCGAGGTCGCCTTCGTGTTCCAGGACTACGGCCGCGCCCTGCTGCCCTGGCGCACGGTCGAGGGCAACGTCAGCCTCGCGCTCGAAGCCGGGCGCGCGCCTGCCGCCGAGCGCTCGGCGCGCATTGCCGACGTGCTGGGCAAGGTGGGGCTGGCGCGCCACGGCCAGAAGTTTCCGGTGCAGTTGTCGGGCGGCATGCAGCAGCGCGCGCAGATCGCCCGCTGCCTGGCGCAAAAGCCCGAACTCATGATGATGGACGAGCCCTTCGGTGCCCTCGACGCCCTCACCCGCCAGAGCCTGCAGGACGAACTCGCGCGGCTGGTGCGCGAGGACGGGCTCACGGTGCTGTTCGTCACGCACGACCTGGAAGAGGCCATCTACCTCGGCGACCGCGTGATCGCGCTGCAGGCCAATCCCGGCCCGGGCCGGCCCAGCCTGGCACGCATGATCGACGTGGCCATCCCGCGCCCGCGCGACCAGCTCGGCACCAAGGAACATCCGGAGTTCCTGCGCCTGCGGCGCGAGCTGTTCGCCTTCATCGAGCAGGGCCATGAATAG
- a CDS encoding ABC transporter substrate-binding protein codes for MRIQRRTLLSAMGAAAAACALPLRAQGSARIVFGYTAVTDFASVFVAAEEGYFKKRNLDVECKFIPLNSTIPPALQSDSLQIGGPTPSVFLQAVDGGLDLQLVAGGGLTSKTFTGFGLVARAGSGIRSAQDCVGKKIGVPGLGAFLHVTFRAWLKDNGVDFRKLNFVEAAFPQHADLLRGGSVDAVVSADPFMSRITDSGAGYVASYYSTFLPENKPTIVHAARREWIEKNPAAARGFREAVQEASAFMQQPKNDAPVRAAIGKYIKLPAEVLARIQVSPPGPTVSEQQLAYWVGLMKEQDMLKSSIDVARLIAK; via the coding sequence ATGAGAATCCAACGACGCACGCTACTGTCGGCCATGGGCGCCGCGGCCGCGGCCTGCGCCCTTCCGCTACGCGCCCAAGGCAGCGCCAGGATCGTCTTCGGCTACACCGCGGTCACCGATTTCGCGTCGGTCTTCGTTGCCGCCGAGGAGGGCTACTTCAAGAAGCGCAACCTCGATGTGGAGTGCAAGTTCATCCCCCTGAACTCCACCATTCCGCCCGCGCTGCAGTCCGACTCGCTGCAGATCGGCGGGCCGACGCCTTCGGTGTTCCTGCAGGCGGTCGACGGCGGGCTGGACCTGCAACTGGTGGCCGGCGGCGGCCTCACCTCCAAGACGTTCACCGGCTTCGGCCTGGTTGCGCGCGCCGGCTCGGGCATCAGGTCCGCGCAGGACTGCGTGGGCAAGAAGATCGGCGTGCCCGGCCTGGGCGCCTTCCTGCACGTGACCTTCCGCGCCTGGCTCAAGGACAACGGCGTGGACTTTCGCAAGCTCAACTTCGTCGAGGCCGCCTTCCCGCAGCACGCCGACCTTCTGCGCGGCGGCTCGGTGGACGCGGTGGTCTCGGCCGACCCTTTCATGAGCCGCATCACCGACAGCGGCGCCGGCTACGTGGCTTCGTACTACTCGACCTTCCTGCCCGAGAACAAGCCCACCATCGTGCACGCCGCCAGGCGCGAATGGATCGAGAAGAACCCCGCAGCCGCCCGCGGCTTCCGCGAGGCGGTGCAGGAAGCCAGCGCCTTCATGCAGCAGCCGAAGAACGACGCGCCGGTGCGCGCCGCCATCGGCAAGTACATCAAGCTGCCGGCGGAGGTGCTGGCCAGGATCCAGGTCTCGCCGCCCGGCCCCACCGTGAGCGAGCAGCAGCTGGCCTACTGGGTGGGTCTGATGAAGGAACAGGACATGCTCAAGTCCTCCATCGACGTCGCGCGGCTGATTGCCAAATGA
- a CDS encoding TetR/AcrR family transcriptional regulator, which produces MPRLSSRAGDDRIDRKGAILLAAERLFAQHGYHAVSIRQIADEAGVPLALVGYYFGPKNALFEAIFEHWNHTIEERLAALAAVRIDPADARTLPRIIEAFIAPVLQLRASSEGEYYALLVARELSHATEEADRVLRRYFDPLAIAFIDALQRALPHATRGQVAWGYQFALGALLHHLTDTRVERLSGGEDQPADPAAGELLRNFIVGGLRGALPRPRTSSPTIKSRRQAA; this is translated from the coding sequence ATGCCACGCCTATCCAGCCGCGCCGGCGACGACCGCATCGACCGCAAGGGAGCCATCCTCCTGGCGGCGGAAAGGCTGTTCGCGCAGCACGGCTACCACGCGGTGAGCATCCGCCAGATCGCCGACGAGGCCGGTGTGCCGCTGGCGCTGGTCGGCTACTACTTCGGCCCGAAGAACGCACTGTTCGAAGCCATCTTCGAGCACTGGAACCACACCATCGAGGAGCGCCTGGCCGCGCTCGCCGCAGTGCGCATCGATCCGGCCGATGCGCGGACCCTGCCGCGGATCATCGAAGCCTTCATCGCGCCGGTGCTGCAGCTTCGCGCCAGCAGCGAGGGGGAGTACTACGCGCTGCTGGTGGCGCGCGAGCTGTCGCACGCGACCGAGGAAGCGGACCGGGTGCTGCGCCGCTACTTCGACCCCTTGGCCATCGCTTTCATCGACGCATTGCAGCGCGCGCTGCCGCATGCCACGCGCGGGCAGGTGGCCTGGGGCTACCAGTTCGCGCTCGGCGCGCTGCTGCACCACCTGACCGACACGCGCGTGGAGCGCCTCTCCGGCGGCGAAGACCAGCCGGCCGACCCGGCAGCCGGCGAGCTGCTGCGCAACTTCATCGTCGGCGGGTTGCGCGGCGCGCTGCCGCGGCCGCGTACCTCATCCCCCACGATCAAATCCAGGAGACAAGCAGCATGA
- a CDS encoding LysR family transcriptional regulator has translation MDSIFQTPIDYVHHTFSIWIAAAMELRHLRYFVAVAESGNLSRAAEKLFIAQPPLSVQIRQLEDQMGTALFFRHPKGVRLTPAGEALLPEARFLLERAARLKETLNEGLTGGHLALGFVPSASSTVLPKLARRLRQEHPGLQLELREMISSDQAEAVASGHLDAGIARGRPHDPRLLVAAQMADPFCVALASQEAREFGRSVHLKRFAQHDFVAFTRHRGPAYFDQSIHLCASAGFSPRIRYEASTVHGVLDLVSAGLGVALVPSSCALLAVPGTAFVSLRDASANELLVLLRRKADANPMTPALTGAMEGIFAGLQHQVSARLARRRPARRDEDR, from the coding sequence ATGGATTCGATATTCCAAACACCGATAGACTATGTACACCATACTTTTTCGATATGGATTGCCGCAGCCATGGAACTGAGACATCTGCGCTATTTCGTTGCTGTGGCCGAATCGGGCAATCTGAGCCGGGCTGCGGAAAAGCTGTTCATCGCGCAACCGCCGCTGTCCGTGCAGATCAGGCAGCTCGAGGACCAGATGGGCACGGCGCTCTTCTTCCGCCATCCGAAGGGCGTGCGCCTGACACCCGCCGGCGAAGCACTGCTGCCGGAAGCGCGCTTCCTGCTCGAGCGCGCTGCGCGCCTGAAGGAAACCTTGAACGAAGGCCTCACCGGCGGCCACCTGGCACTCGGATTCGTGCCGTCGGCCAGCAGTACCGTGCTGCCCAAGCTGGCCCGACGCCTGAGGCAGGAACATCCGGGCTTGCAGCTCGAACTGCGCGAAATGATCAGCAGCGACCAGGCCGAGGCGGTCGCTTCGGGTCATCTCGACGCCGGCATTGCACGCGGCAGGCCACATGATCCGCGCTTGCTGGTCGCGGCGCAGATGGCCGATCCGTTCTGTGTCGCGCTGGCTTCGCAGGAGGCACGAGAGTTCGGGCGTTCGGTTCACTTGAAGAGATTCGCGCAACATGATTTCGTTGCGTTCACGCGCCACCGCGGCCCAGCCTACTTCGACCAATCGATTCACCTGTGCGCAAGTGCGGGCTTCAGCCCGCGGATTCGCTACGAGGCGAGCACCGTGCACGGCGTGCTGGATCTGGTGAGTGCCGGTCTTGGCGTGGCGCTGGTACCGTCTTCATGCGCGCTGCTGGCCGTTCCCGGCACGGCCTTTGTCAGCCTTCGTGACGCCTCGGCCAATGAGCTTCTTGTTCTGCTGCGTCGAAAGGCCGATGCCAATCCAATGACGCCTGCATTGACAGGCGCAATGGAAGGAATATTTGCCGGCCTTCAGCACCAGGTGAGCGCGCGCCTGGCAAGGAGACGTCCCGCACGTCGCGACGAGGACCGATAA
- a CDS encoding Bug family tripartite tricarboxylate transporter substrate binding protein, with translation MKKSAALVIGCALSLAAAAQGWPDKPVKLVVPAPAGSSLDFIARTLGDKLRDRWKQPVLVDNKAGAGGMLGMTAVAKAPADGYTLGIGFNGPIAFGPYMYKKMAYDPAKDLLPIVLTSSQPNVLAVPASNPARTLPEFVAWARKQGGKINYASVGAGSSSHLTMELFKSAAGFEATHVPFAGSPPAGISVASDETQALFTVAPALLPLVQGGRVRLLAATSPKRTETMKDLPTVAESGYPGFEALAWNGLFSAAGTPTDLVARINADVNEVMKDSNVRDAFAKQGLIIGGGSPEDFKAFIAAESLKWGAIIKKNGISID, from the coding sequence ATGAAGAAATCCGCGGCGCTGGTCATCGGCTGCGCACTGAGTCTTGCAGCGGCGGCTCAGGGCTGGCCTGACAAACCCGTGAAGCTGGTCGTGCCCGCGCCGGCAGGCAGCTCGCTCGACTTCATTGCGCGCACGCTCGGCGACAAGCTTCGCGATCGGTGGAAGCAGCCTGTGCTGGTCGACAACAAGGCAGGAGCAGGCGGCATGCTCGGGATGACCGCGGTCGCCAAGGCCCCCGCCGATGGCTACACGCTGGGTATCGGCTTCAACGGCCCGATCGCCTTCGGGCCGTACATGTACAAGAAGATGGCCTACGACCCGGCGAAGGACCTGCTGCCGATCGTGCTGACCTCGTCGCAGCCCAACGTGCTGGCGGTGCCGGCCAGCAATCCGGCGAGGACGCTGCCCGAATTCGTCGCCTGGGCCAGGAAACAGGGCGGCAAGATCAACTACGCGTCGGTCGGTGCCGGCAGTTCCTCGCACTTGACCATGGAGCTGTTCAAGAGTGCCGCTGGTTTCGAAGCCACGCATGTGCCTTTCGCCGGTTCGCCGCCAGCCGGGATCTCCGTGGCGTCGGACGAGACACAGGCTTTGTTCACGGTGGCCCCCGCGCTGCTGCCGCTGGTTCAAGGCGGCCGGGTCCGGCTCCTGGCCGCCACCAGCCCGAAGCGCACCGAGACGATGAAGGACCTGCCCACGGTCGCCGAGTCAGGCTACCCCGGCTTCGAAGCGCTGGCCTGGAATGGTCTCTTCAGCGCGGCGGGTACCCCAACCGATCTGGTAGCCCGCATCAACGCCGATGTGAACGAGGTCATGAAGGACAGCAACGTGCGCGATGCGTTTGCCAAGCAGGGGCTCATCATCGGCGGAGGATCTCCTGAGGACTTCAAGGCCTTCATCGCCGCGGAGAGCCTCAAGTGGGGCGCGATCATCAAGAAGAACGGCATCAGCATCGACTGA
- a CDS encoding zinc-dependent alcohol dehydrogenase: protein MQALRKTRPEAGLELVDVPLPVVDPGSTDVLVKVSATGICGSDLHVDDWTSSYAFITQSLPVTIGHEFVGVAQTGPLAGRRVVVRPSVTCGICAACAAGNHDGCEKRRGIGMTRDGAFAPWVRVPVRNCVPVPDHLSDELAALTEPLTISMQALRVAGEVAGKRVLVMGPGTIGQGIAALARRAGAMQVVVSGFDDAARFEALRQMEFDALVDVAKQSLADGTRPFTKGEPFDVIFEATGVPETIEEALKLLRRNGIVVVTGIHARPLQLDLTPLVRNQQQLRGSFRPPESDWPRALELMGEMDAIMRPMVSHVLPLSQAHEGFALAHAKAASKVLLKPDLRHE from the coding sequence GTGCAAGCCCTGCGCAAGACACGCCCGGAAGCGGGCCTCGAATTGGTGGATGTTCCACTCCCCGTCGTGGACCCGGGTTCCACCGATGTCCTGGTGAAGGTCAGCGCCACCGGAATCTGCGGCAGCGACCTGCATGTGGATGACTGGACGTCCAGCTACGCGTTCATCACCCAAAGTCTTCCGGTCACGATCGGGCACGAGTTCGTCGGAGTCGCGCAGACGGGTCCGCTGGCGGGGCGACGCGTGGTGGTTCGTCCCTCGGTGACGTGCGGCATCTGTGCGGCATGCGCAGCGGGCAACCACGACGGCTGTGAAAAGCGGCGGGGCATCGGCATGACCCGCGATGGCGCCTTCGCCCCATGGGTCAGGGTCCCGGTGCGCAACTGCGTCCCGGTTCCCGACCATCTGAGTGACGAACTCGCAGCCCTCACGGAGCCGCTGACCATATCGATGCAAGCGCTTCGCGTCGCCGGCGAGGTGGCTGGCAAGCGCGTGTTGGTAATGGGCCCGGGCACCATCGGACAGGGCATTGCGGCGCTGGCCCGTCGCGCCGGCGCGATGCAGGTTGTCGTCAGCGGCTTCGATGACGCAGCTCGTTTCGAAGCGCTACGCCAGATGGAGTTCGACGCGCTGGTCGACGTGGCAAAGCAGTCCTTGGCCGATGGCACGCGGCCATTCACGAAAGGCGAACCGTTCGATGTCATCTTCGAAGCGACGGGTGTCCCGGAAACCATCGAGGAAGCTCTCAAGCTGCTGCGCCGAAACGGCATCGTGGTGGTCACCGGCATTCATGCTCGCCCGCTTCAGCTCGACTTGACGCCTCTCGTGCGCAACCAGCAGCAGCTGCGAGGCTCTTTCCGGCCGCCCGAATCCGACTGGCCGCGGGCGCTCGAACTGATGGGCGAAATGGACGCGATCATGCGCCCCATGGTGAGCCACGTCCTGCCGTTGTCGCAGGCGCACGAGGGCTTCGCGCTGGCGCACGCGAAGGCAGCGAGCAAGGTGCTCCTGAAGCCGGATCTGCGCCATGAGTGA
- a CDS encoding DUF4286 family protein, which yields MSDKPAVTGAVLALWNDVTPELDAEYNDWHANEHVPERLSVPGMLWGRRYRHVGGAAAPRYLTIYGMQDAEVLESDAYRLLLDRPTPMSARMRPHLGNVSRWVCEVREMHELGTASGLSVWTFDSGQITGACATGRAGCNHGLLLARRLPQASPLPWLKGGQARSIEGSWLLALGRSDEAAAEIRPIPGALIYAPLAVGRTSGSAP from the coding sequence ATGAGTGACAAGCCGGCAGTCACGGGTGCGGTCCTCGCGCTCTGGAACGATGTGACGCCTGAGCTCGATGCCGAATACAACGATTGGCACGCGAACGAGCACGTCCCCGAGCGATTGTCGGTTCCGGGCATGCTTTGGGGCCGGCGCTATCGGCACGTCGGAGGTGCTGCGGCGCCCCGCTATCTCACGATCTACGGAATGCAGGATGCAGAGGTGCTCGAGAGCGACGCCTATCGCCTGCTATTGGATCGTCCGACACCGATGAGCGCGCGCATGCGCCCGCACCTGGGCAACGTATCGCGCTGGGTGTGCGAGGTTCGCGAGATGCATGAGCTCGGCACGGCGAGCGGTCTTTCGGTCTGGACATTCGACTCCGGGCAGATCACGGGGGCGTGCGCAACCGGGCGCGCAGGTTGCAACCACGGATTGCTGCTCGCCAGAAGATTGCCGCAAGCGTCGCCCCTGCCGTGGCTGAAGGGTGGACAAGCGCGATCGATCGAGGGGAGCTGGCTCCTGGCGCTTGGAAGGAGCGACGAAGCGGCTGCCGAGATCAGGCCCATCCCGGGAGCGCTGATTTACGCACCTCTCGCGGTGGGCCGCACGTCCGGCTCCGCGCCTTGA
- a CDS encoding LysR family transcriptional regulator, with protein sequence MKFDNLADLRLLLAIADTGSLSAAARRSGLGASAVSAAVKRLEAALDARLFERTTRSVNPTREGRIMIDHARRALDVIAEGQARVREAREGLHGSIRIATSTTMAHNLLAAWLAGFSQLHPGVEIDLRAGDEHLDLVKEGIDLAVRYGPLPDSELVARLLVPGHRTACASPEYLARHGAPEEPLALAHHECITYLHHGRRLDTWAFTPAHGDGAIKDQVGKRCDVRVNGRFSCDSATIALRWAEENLGIVYMPTPDLGDTFARGRLVDLFPGYKGMAAPLYAVMPSRRFVPDRVKVLQGELARYLQAGKPVQGAEPDVRPTARGA encoded by the coding sequence ATGAAATTTGATAATCTGGCCGACCTTCGCCTGCTGCTTGCCATTGCGGACACGGGAAGCCTCTCTGCCGCGGCGCGGCGATCCGGCCTCGGCGCATCCGCAGTCAGTGCAGCCGTCAAGCGCCTGGAAGCGGCGCTGGATGCAAGGCTCTTCGAGCGGACCACCCGATCCGTCAATCCGACGCGGGAAGGCCGAATCATGATCGACCATGCGCGCAGGGCTCTCGACGTGATCGCCGAGGGACAGGCTCGCGTTCGCGAAGCGCGCGAGGGTCTGCACGGCTCCATCCGCATCGCGACCAGCACGACGATGGCGCACAACCTGCTGGCGGCCTGGCTGGCGGGATTTTCCCAACTGCATCCCGGTGTCGAGATCGATCTCAGGGCAGGAGACGAACACCTGGACCTGGTGAAGGAAGGGATCGACCTGGCCGTGCGCTATGGTCCCCTGCCCGACTCCGAGCTCGTCGCACGCTTGCTGGTGCCGGGGCACCGCACCGCCTGTGCAAGCCCGGAATATCTTGCGCGCCACGGTGCACCCGAAGAGCCACTCGCATTGGCGCACCACGAGTGCATCACCTATCTGCATCATGGCCGGCGGCTCGATACCTGGGCTTTCACGCCCGCGCACGGCGACGGAGCCATCAAGGACCAGGTCGGCAAGCGCTGCGACGTCCGTGTGAACGGACGCTTCTCGTGCGATTCCGCCACGATCGCATTGCGATGGGCAGAAGAAAACCTGGGCATCGTCTACATGCCGACGCCCGACCTCGGCGACACCTTCGCGCGCGGCCGCTTGGTCGACTTGTTCCCCGGCTACAAGGGCATGGCAGCCCCGCTCTATGCGGTCATGCCGAGTCGGCGCTTCGTGCCTGACCGGGTCAAGGTGCTGCAGGGCGAACTTGCGCGCTACCTGCAAGCGGGAAAGCCGGTTCAAGGCGCGGAGCCGGACGTGCGGCCCACCGCGAGAGGTGCGTAA